TTCAGCAAGATTTTGATACAACCCTTGCTTTTGTTAATCATGAAAGGAAACAAAGAACAGAGTTGaaactcaataattttattacgaGTTCTTTTCCTTGTGCTTAAAATGTGTATATTTTTGTAGGAGATTTCTTCAGCAAGATTTTGATACAACCCTTGCTTTTGTTAATCATGAAAGGAAACAAAGAACAGAGGTACGCCTTCATTATGTTTTCGGAAAAAATCCATGTGTCTTGGttgattgaaatgaaatttcattGAGGATAAATTCTAAGAATTAGATCATGTTGGCtatcattttactattttgtttCTCGTAGTATTAATATAAATCAGCCTAGCCCAGCCGTTTGACCTAGTTTAATTGGGACATTGAAGGCTGTTAGTCCTTTTATGTACTTCTTGGACATGAAAACGATCATAATGTTTGTTTGTCATTATTGTTGGAATGTTGATGAGCCAATACTGCTGAATTGTATATATGTGTTTGTACATGAGTACCTGTGTTTCACCTTACTGAGGATACCTTTTTGTAGGAGAATATAGTTAGGGCTGTAATCAGCAAACCTGAGCTCTAATAACGTGAAGCTTGAGCTCAACATGAAACTTAGCTCAAGCTTGggataaatcaaaatattcaagCTTGCTTGATTACTCAATTTACATGCTCGTGCTCGAATTAAGCTTTTCAGTGTACAAATTTCTTGTGCTATTTTTCCCCCTTGACCAAACTTTGTTTCATTAAGGTTATACTTATTTTCAAGTAGTAAGCCATTTTCTCTGGAGATGTTTTCTCTGCATGTAAAATTGACTTGATGCTTGTTCTAACTTATGTTTGCCATGGATTAAGGAGTTTTATTGGTGATGACAATGAAAGTTAACTGATGATGAGCACAGAACGGTGTTaggacttttaatttttctgcATCAGTATCTGTGCTATGATTACCTTTGAACTTGTTATGTTTTTCTATCTCCATGTCTTCTTGGTCGTTCTAGTTCTAtcactttaaatatatattgatgttCGGTCCTCATTTTATCCACTCTAAATGTGCATTTTAAAAACTGTCTGCAGGAGAGTTTGCTAGGGCCAGACTGGAGGAATGTAAAAGGACAGGAATTGGCAGTTGGAAACAGCAGCAAGCAGCCTACACGAAAGCAATTTATGGAGTCGACAAGCTTGAGTGACTCAAAAAGTGCTGAGCTGTCCGTAAATATGTCTATGGATGAGGTTACTTCTGCCTCTATCCCATCCACTTCAAGAGCAGCAGAGGTAACACTGACTGTTTGCTTGTTTCTATTCTGTAGGTGACATATTTTTGcctacttttaaaatttgaccattggAAAACTAGTATCAGAATCTAATCATACGAACAATGTGGCTTATACCTGATCAACTGTTGCATAGAATAGTTAGTAGATACTGAATCTGCTATGATTTGCAGGTGATTGATTATACAAGACATCCGTCAGCAGCTTCATCAGCTCTGGTAGAATTAACAACCCGTCTCGACTTTTTCAAGGAAAGGCGTTCCCAACTGATAGAACAGCTTCACAACCTTGATCTGAACTATGGAACATCCTCTCAGGAGTTTTTATACAAACCATCATCATCACCCCCTTGGAACTAACTGGTGAATCTGGAGGAGCAACGTTGTCTCGTGTTGTTGTACATCCTAATTTGTTGCATGTAATCTCATTTCTTATCTTTTACTCGTTTTTTCACTTTGGTTTGTGAAGGTGATCGGAGTTGTAATcagaatgttttaatttttttatgggaCATTGAAAAGAAAACCAGTAACATTGTGGATAGCATATGGAGCTTAGGAggtatgcatgtatgtatgtatctGAACGAATATCTTTGAAGATAAAACGTTTTTCCCATTTTGAGCGCTATTTTGTATTATCATTAGAGACTGCTAACATGCATACGAAGTGGCCGAGCCTTTGTCAGCTCATTCTCTCGCGGCTTTCATTGGTAGAATTTTATCTGGTCATAGAATCATCTCTTATGGCCAAACACTCCgtcagaataaaaaaaaaaaaaaaacttacataactccaAATGTATATAGGTTACCAACAAAAAGATGTCTCACTATATCAtagaaacaataaaaaaaattacaattagcAAGAAGCATTACTTCAAATTGTCAAACATCAAACGCCAAAAAGCCGCACCGTTAAACCATGCACAATCACCGCTCAGACTTGAGCCACCATAAGAGGAATAAGACATCACTCATCAGCCGAAAACAAATACAAATCCGGGTTTTCAGTAAATTAAGTTTCAACACCATCTTCTCTTGTTATAATCCGCCCTCAATATAGAGCTAAACAAGTTAGTATCTTCTCCTGGGACTCCTCGAGCGATGTGATCGCCCAGATCTGCAAAAATTTACAAGGTAAAAAGGTATTGTTAGGTCCCCTCGTATACTCGTTTTGCACCTAACAAGGAAAGCAGCAGTAAAAATGGTTTCAAGATTCGGGCAAGCTTGGCACTTGGCATCTAGGTTTGAGTTAAGCTGGGTTGTGCTTAGGTACGGTACGTTGCTTTTTGCTTCAGGTCTTCTTAAATCAAGTCATTCAAATTTGGGTTGCTTCAATTCCAAGAATTAAATGGTTCAATCCATCTAACTTAAAAAGTTCAGGCGGGTTGAAGATCATCCTTTcaccatttataatttatatatatttaagtatcAACCCAAACTCAGCAGCATATTAATAGAGACAAAcctcaaattttttcttttgaaggcTCCAGTACTGGGCCCATTGCTAAAGGCCCAATCAACATTGATAGTCTGCGTAAGAAGTTCTATTCCATCCATCGTGGATATGGCATTCTTCGCTTCTTCAAACTTTTCATACTCAATCAATGCATATCCCTAATTTAGAAACACTCGCATTAATTTTACTTGAACAAAAATACACGATATTATGAAAAGACAGTAAAAGAATTCAAAAGTTTGTCAAAGAATAGTCATTTGTCTCTTTTATCTTCAACCAATAGTCCAATGCTATGAAATAAAGACATTAAAATGTGTCGAGCTAGTTTTAAGTAACAATAGAAAATGGTTAGAAGCACTGAATTGCTTGATGTCTTGCGGTATAAATGAATCAACGTTTTCTATGGGCAAAGCAATATGATAAACATTGAACATACAGATATAAAAGGCCAAAACATATACAATACAATACACACATGCAGAAGCATAATCATGAATACATAAGAAAAATATGCAATGTGAAGAGTTCCACCAccaaaaacaaaagttaaaaagtaCATCATTGCACAAAATAATGGTCATAAAGTGAGCAAAAATTTAATAAGTTGATTACCTTGACAAATCCAGTGCGACGATCAagatttaaatgcaaattcttGATCTCACCAAATTCACCAAATGCATTGTGCAAATCATCCTCTTGTGCTTCCTCATGTACACCACTGACCAAAATAATCCATCCTTCGATAGCTGCACATTTATTAatgagaataaaagaatattatcaTTGAGAAGAAGAGTACAAGACTTCACAAGcataaaggaaaatattgtttttattcttGCAATGATTGCTTTTATCTACCATGTTCTACAAGTTGAGTTACATTGGCATCAAGCAGGAAACGAAAGAGTGCCCACAAACTTTAAAATTGCCAGATATATCTAATGGAGTATGgtttggttttagaaaatgtcCCATGCTTTCGGTAATGGAGCAAAATGAACCTCAACGATCAACcaagaatatatatacatccactttttaaaaaatcctcAGAAATCAAGAGGAATTTCTATAAGAtgttaaatactttttatttaattttctctaATTCTTAATAGAAATTCCTATTGTACTTTGGAAAACAATTAAAAACGGATTATGTCTAATAACCAagcccaaaaattacaaacGACTTATGTCTAATTTTCTTGGAAATTACAAACTGATTATGTCTAATATCCAAGCCTAGAAATGCGCCGCTTTAGATATATTAACCATCTGACAAACAAATACACCTTAGG
This sequence is a window from Gossypium raimondii isolate GPD5lz chromosome 5, ASM2569854v1, whole genome shotgun sequence. Protein-coding genes within it:
- the LOC105768733 gene encoding RNA-binding protein Y14, producing the protein MASGDVEAVDFEPEDDDLMDEDAAGDASPQAPLPKLKSAITGAASTSLSAHKKTKGRGFREGDADRHSRLASRDFESLGTDGGPGPQRSIEGWIILVSGVHEEAQEDDLHNAFGEFGEIKNLHLNLDRRTGFVKGYALIEYEKFEEAKNAISTMDGIELLTQTINVDWAFSNGPSTGAFKRKNLRSGRSHRSRSPRRRY